GCGCGACACCTTCCGCCGCGCGCGTGAGTCTATGGATGCTGTAAATGATCGAATCATCGGACTTATCTCCGAAAGTTGGGGGCGTCCGGCATGAGCAGGCGCACACCGAGCAAATCGATTGCCGCCAACTTTGGCGCACTCTCGGAGAGCATTTCCCTGCCTGATGCCCTTAGCACCGGACATGACGCTGTTCCCTCGATATCCGCGCAACCAGCAGCCCGTGTTGGGGCCGGGGTTATTGGCGCGACGCAGCGGACCCTTACCGATCTTCGCGAAGAGCGCGACCAGCTACTTATTCAATTGGCTACCACCGGCGAACTGCTGCTGGACCCTTCTCTTATCGATCCGTCCCCATTCCAGGACAGGCTTCCAGATGACGGCGAAGCGGAATTCGATTCTTTTAAGAACCTAATCGATACAGAGGGGCAGAAGGTCCCTATCCATGTTCGTAAGCATCCGAATTCTTCGGGACGCTACGAAATCGTTTATGGCCACAGGCGCTGGCGCGCCGCTAAGGAGCTTGGAAAAACCGTCAAAGCTTTCGTTGCCGACGTAACCGATGCCGAAATGGCTATCGCACAAGGAATCGAAAATGCCGCCCGTCAAAACTTAACTTGGATTGAAAAGGCGTTATTTGCCTGGCGCATGGACCAAGCGAACATCAAGTCGAGGGATATTCGCGCGGCCTTAGTAATCGACGATGCAGAACTAACGCGATTTCGATCTGTCTGTCGGGCAATGAGCCCTGAGATATTGCATGCGATTGGCCGTGCGCCAAAGATAGGACGTCCTCGATGGATCGATCTCGCGACCGCCGTTGGCAAAGATCCCGATGCACTGACTAAGATTCATCAAACCCTGTCATCTGACAAGGTTTCTTCTCTGCACTCAGATGAGCGCTTTCACCTAGTTCTAGCTGCCATAAAGGCGACGCCAGCTGAAAAACGGCAAGAGCGCAAACTAGTTGCCCCTTCTGGAAAAGTGATTGGCACAGCTGCTTTCAATCAGGGAAACGTCAAATTGACGATCTCCCCGGCGCATGCAGACGCATTCATCTCATTTCTGGAGGCAGAGATCCCGATGATTATGAAGAGTTATTTCGCCCAACGGGGCGAAGAATGAATGGCTACTTGCCATCGCTATGGCCCCGGCGTTCCGGAGCCAAAAAACACTAACTTAAAAGGACTTTGAATCCACGGCAAAAGAAAAAGGCCCCCGAAACAATCGCTCCGGAAGCCCTTCTCATATGTATTGCAACTGAGAGAATCGCACTTCCGCGAATCACAGTCAAGAGTCTTTAGCGTCGTTTCGGCGAGCAGATTTTCTTTGCCTAAGACAAGGCGAAGAACATGCAGCACTTTTCATCAACGACGCTTGCGGGGCGGCGGGCAGGGGCATTTTGCCCGCCCAATAACCTCGGGCGAATAAACGCGCGGATCGGCCGATTCAGCCGGGGAAGCCGCTTGCCGTTCGCATGGGAAGCGAGGGCAGGGGCGGGATCCCGCCTCTCCCTCTCCCTGCAAATTCCGACATCGACTTTTTTCGTCAGGCCGCTTCGCGTTCGCAAAACGCCGCCGGACACTTGGCGCGCGCCCACTGCCGATTCGCGGCGGGCGGCGTCAAAGCAGATCGCTGTTCGTGCGGTGAACACATAGCAAAGGAGTTTCGAAATCAGATTTCAGGCAGGGCCGGCGCTCAGCGACAAATCTCTGAGCCTGCCAGGTCCAGCCAAACAGTCCTTCGCAGCATCAACGCGCTGCGCAGAGGCGTGAACCGCGTACCCGTCAACCCATCAGGAGACATTTAGGCAAAGAAAAAGCCCCCGAAACGTCGCCGCTCCGGAAGCTCCATCTCGAAATCCGCAATTTCTAGATAGCGCTTCCCGCCATTTTTTGTCAAGGCCGAACGCCGTTTCAGCGAACGCTTTTGCTTTGCCCGAAGAAAGGCAAAGACCATGCAATTATCCCTATCAACGACGCCCTTCGGGCGGCGGCTGTACACGCTTGCCCAAACGCAGGCCCAGATCGTCGCCAAAGAGTGCGCGCCGAATGCCCTCGTGCGCAAATGGCTGATCTTCGACGACATCTGCGCGGCCATGGCGACGCTCGGCCTCTCGGACCGCACGCTCGCCGTGCTGAAGGCGCTGCTGTCCTTTTATCGCCCGGATACGCTCGCCGGCGACAAGCCGATCATCGTCTTTCCGTCGAACAGGGCGCTGGCCCAGCGGGCGGGCGGCATGGCGGAGAAAACTCTGCGCCGGCACCTGGCGATCCTTGTCACACTAGGGATCATTCTTCGCCGCGACAGCGCCAATGGAAAGCGCTACGCCCGGAAAGGGGAGGGGGGCGAGATCGCCGAGGCCTTCGGCTTCGACCTCACGCCGATCGTCGCCCGCGCCGAGGAATTCAGGCATCTCGCCGCCGAGGCGGCGGCCGAGCAGCTTCTCCTGCGCCAGCTCCGCGAGAGCATCACCATCCGCAGGCGCGACATCGACAAGATGATTGCGACCGGCTCCTATGAGGGCGTCCGGGCCGACTGGAATGGTTTCCAAAAGGCGTTCATGGCGCTTGGCGGGCGCATCGCGCGAACGGCGACTGTGGAGACGCTGGAACCTCTGGCCGCCGCGCTCGAAAGTCTCGCGAATGAAATCCGCGACATCCTCGAATCCCATGTCAAAACATCAAAAATGACCGGCAATGGCGGTCAAAGTGACCGTCATATACAAAATTCAAACAAAACCCCTTTTCTTGAATCTGAACATGGCTTGCCAATAAGCCATAGGGCGACCAGCGAGCCTCAGCCGGAAACAACGCCCCCTCCATCATTGACCGCAGAGCAGACAACGCCGCAAAAGGCGACCTTTCCGCTCGCTATGGTCCTCGACGCTTGCCCGGACATTGTCGAGCAAGCTCCCGAGGGCATCAAATCATGGCGAGACCTCATCGCCACGGCGGAAAGGGTTCGCCCGTGGATCGGCGTCAGTCCCAGCGCCTGGGAGGAGGCCAACGATGTTCTCGGGCCGACTGACGCAGCGATCGTCCTCGCCGCCATCCTGCAGCGGGGCGACGCCATCGCTAGCGCCGGCGGCTATCTGCGCAGCCTGACCCAAAAGGCGAGGGCAGGGGCCTTCTCGCTCGGGCCGGTGTTGATGGCGCTGATCCGCGCGAACCTGCGAAAGCGCGGCAAAAAAATGCGGGCCTGATTTCGCATTCGCGCGGCGCGCTGGTTCAATCGATCCAACCGTTCGCAGGAGCATGGCGGGGACCCAAATGCGCCCAATTGATTTCCAGAAATTCATCGCCGACGAGGGTTATATTCTTGCGCCGGACTTCGCGAAAAAGCGAAAAGCGCTTAAGCACGCAGCCAGGCGTGGCGACGCCGCGGCTCAATGTTCGCTGGGGACCTTGTGCCTTCACGGTTATGGCGTGCCGCAAAACCTCGCCGCGGCGGCAAAATGGTTCGAAAAGGCCGCTAATCAAGGCGACTGCAACGCGCAGTTCTTCCTCGGCGAAATGTATTGGGGAGGGGAGGGCATTCGTCGCGATGTCGAACAGGCCGCGAAATGGTTTCGGCGGGCGGCGTCGCAGGGCGATGTCCAGGCGCAGCGAGCTCTCGCGATCCTAGGCGGCGCAAGCGACAGAATCGATGAGAACCGCACGCTTGCCGCCGGAGCCATTACCAGGACCAGGGCCGCATGACAACGCGAAGCTCATTCCTCCGATTGCGATGCAAAAGGCTCTCGCCGGCTGCCTTGTCTGCGTTCTGTGTCTGTTCTAGCTTGCGGCATAGCCGACGACGACGCGTTTCCTCCGCTTGCCGAACCCTAACCTTTTGGTTTCGCCTGGGATATCGCCATGGCGATCCGCCAAACACATCTTTACCGGGGACGCGGCCAGAAACTTTCATTTGACGAAAAACTGTTGCTGGCCAGAACAATTCTTGAGCATTTGCGGATCAGCGGCGTGATCTTGACGCGAACGCCTCCTATTCACGGCCACAGTCGGCCGCCTCCGCCTGATCCCGAACGACAATGACGCGGCTCTATCTCGGCGCGGCGGTTTCTTGATCAATTGGCTCTATCAGGCTCGGATCATCGTCTCCCCGTCCGGAATAATTCACCTTTTTGGAGACCGGCCATATCTGAAGCAGATCATTCGGCGCGGCACGCAACAGTTCGGCGCCGCTATCGCCTTTCAGCCAGGCGGTGTAATCGCCCGGGTCCAGAAGAACCGGCATCCGATCGTGAATTCCTCTGGTCGTTTCGTTCGCCTCGGTCACGATGAGCGTGCAGCTCAAAACCATCTCGCCTGTCTCGACGTTTTTCCACTGATCCCAGAGGCCCGCAATCCCGAGAATGGCGCCGTCCGCCGCGCTGATGAAATAGGGCTGCTTTTCGCCCTCGATCGTGGCCCACTCGAAATAGCCCGATGAACCGACGATGCAACGTGAACGCTTGAACGCAGAGCGAAACATCGGCCTTTCGGCAACCGTCTCCGCCCGCGCATTAAATGTCGACGGCAGTTCGGCGAGCGATTTCCTCCACCAGCTGGGAACAAGTCCCCAGCGCATCGGGACGAGTTCGCGCCCGGCCGGTCCCACGCGCACGACGTCGACCGTCGTTGTCGGCGCGATGTTGTAGCGCGGGCGCAAGTTGCGTGGCACGCCGGTCAAATCCATTGCCGCGCGAATTTCCGCCCAAGTATAGAATTGAGTAAAGCGCCCACACATCGCCGAATTCTATCATGCTCTGCATCAACGGCCCAGCACCCGGTGCCGATTTGGCGCGGTGCGCCCATGCCTCGGCGCGTTCTTGATCTCTTGGCTATCCGGATTCAGCTGTGTTTCGGCAACTATATTTGAAACGTGAATTTCACCTTCAAAACTGGATTGTGTCATGGCAAATGAATTTCCAGATCGAGGCGTGCATCACGGCTTCGAACGGCTGAAGAGGGTGGGTTTGCGACGGTCCGCTTGCGAGCCGCGATGCGCGGGAACAGGACATTCGGTTCACGGCGGGGTCGGGCCGGAAGGGGAACGGCGGGTTTCGGGCGGCCGTCACGAAAAGCTGCCCTGCGTTCCGCTTGCCGTATATTGTCTCCACTCGAGTCGCCAAGGTCTCACTGTGAGGCCAATCTGCCCAACCATCGAATACTGGATAAACCCATGGAGATTGAGTTTTCTGGCCAAAGGTTTATCCTCGCCTCCAAGTCTCTGGTTGACGTAAAGTAGCCCTAAGGAAGGGGCTTTCGCCACATGCTGGCATCGGAAAGCCAGCGTACAGCTGACGAGACGCCATGGCGGCCACCTGCATTCGACGCTGGACCCACACTGCGCGATAAGGGAGTGCACCCGAAAGGCGCGCCATAGCCCGATGCTCTCGAACCTCGTCATGCGCTCCTCGACGACAGACCCATCGCTCTCACCACGAGCAAACACTATAGGGGAATAGCTGATGCCCGAGATCGTTACGGTCGAGCCACCGTCGAAGGCGAAGCGGCTTGCCGTCTTCCTCGACGGCACCACAGATAAGTCTGAGGGCAATACTAACGTCTGGCGGGCGCGCTCGCTCTGCGCCGCCAAAGGCAATGACGATCGCGAGCAGCTCATTTATTACGCCGCCGGCGTCGGAACGCAGCTCGGCGAGATCGCGCGCGGCGAGGTCTTTGGCTACGGCATCGACGATCAGGTCGTCGATGCCTACGAATGGCTCGTTGAGAACTACGGCGATGGCGATGACATCTTCGTCTTCGGCTTCAGCCGAGGCGCCTTCGCGGCACGCAGCCTTTCTGGCTACGTGTCGCGATGCGGCGTGATCCGGCCAGGCTCGCCGCTCGGCGTGAAACAGCTCTACGACCGCTACAAGAAGGGCAACCACGTAAAGACGCTCAACCAGTTGTTGGAGCCTGGCGCCGACAGGAGCGGTTACGACCTGGAGGAGCGCTGGATGGTGCGCGACTGCGCTCCCGCTCCGGTCAGGTTCACCGGCGTATGGGATACGGTAGGTTCGGTGGCGACGACAGGTCATCTCGCGCTGCTGACGGGCGGCGATCACTCGTTCCTGGACACCAATCTTCGCAAGAACGAGGAGCGCGTCTACCACGCGATGGCGATCGACGAGAACCGCGCCGACTTCGACGTAACGCTGTTGTCGTACTATCGCCCAAACACAGAGACAACGCCCTACGTCTCGCCGCGCCCGCTCGCCGAAGTCGAGCAGCGTTGGTTCTGCGGTGCCCACGGGGACGTCGGCGGTGGAACCTACAGCGACGCACTGGCACAGTTGCCTCTGCGATGGCTTCTGACAAAGGCCTCCTCGCACGGCCTCGCGTTCAAGAGGAACGTCGAACTCGACGCCGAGGCCTCGATGGGAGGCATCGAGGATTCATTCTCGGAGTTCCTCGGGGGCGCCTACAAGGTCTACAGCCTCTGGCAGCGCAACTGGCGGCCGATCGGCAGGGAGCCAGAGAAGCGCAGCCAGACGACGGTCCACAGCATCAACGAGACGATCGACAAGTCGGTGTTCGAGCGTTGGCGTCGTGATCCAGCCTACCGACCTGATAACCTTGTCGATTGGGCCAACCGTCGTCACGTAGACGTAGCGACCTTGACGACCTCCGTAACGACGGACGATCCGTCGATCGCTGCCCCGGACTGACCCGCTGCTTCGCCCTGTGCACGGCGACCATTCTGATGCTTTGAAAATCACCGCGCACGGCGGTTGAGTCTAATGCGGTGCAGAGAATACATTCTTTCGAATGGTAGATTGCGGGAACCGCGTCGAACAACGGGAACGGCTCAGACGGGCACCCTGCCGTCGGCGCCCCAACTTCGTGAACGACCGCTTCGGAGAATCGAAAGCTGGTCCTGGAACGACGAGGTTGGGTCGGATTCTGCCGGTCGCCCGTGGCACGATCAAGAGCCCCTTCACCCGCCGTCTCGTTTGGCTTCCGGAAAGGCTTTCGTGGTTATAGTCTAGCTTATGTTAGTCGCGAACCCAGACGTAAACTGCCTTTTCCCGCGCTTAAAAACACACTGACCGAATTTCGTTTGACCTATCCTTCCCGGATACGGGAAACACGGCGGATTCCGGATAGCCGATTTTCGCAAGCCTTCCGTCTGCGAGGAAACCCAAACCAGCCGCGGCGATAAGCGCCAGCGCGGCCGGCGAGGCCTCGATCACCGTATAGGCCACGCCGCAGCGGCGCTTAGCCGATCGACGCCGGCAAAGTCCCTTCCGAACAAATTCCCGCCCCAATTTCTCTGACTCAAACACGCGCGAGATCGTTCGTCCGCGCGAGCCGATGCGGCCGTAGGAAACGCGCGCCGTCCACTCCCCGAAAAGATCGATCCCCGCTTCCACGGCCCATGACCGTCGCCGGTCGAGCGTCGGATCGCACGCCCTCAGCACGACTTTTAACCCGTCAATCGTCGACATCCGCCAGTTCCCGAAAAAGGCATTCGCGTTCGCGCACGCGTGACTCACGAAAGAAAGGAGAGAGCAAAGGAGGAGCGAATGGCTACCGCAATAACGGACGCGCCGACAAGGGGTCGGGCCGGCGAGCCGCTTCGCTGGTCTCGACGGCCCCGCTTGCGCGCCCTTGCAGCGCGCCCGCATTGCGGTCGGCTGGAGGGTATCAGGGAAGCAGAATGGAAGCAGGCGAAGCGCGCCTCTCCCGCTCCTGAAAACAGGAGATGGGAGCCCAGACCATGACCAGTTATGACTCCGAAATCGAAAAGCTGCGCGCCGAGGTGAGCTGCGCGACGCTGCTCGAGCGCCTGCCGCCGCCATGGCTGCTCGACCGGGCGGAAAGCACCAAGAACTGCCTCAAATACCGCCGCGGCCCGGGCGAAGTCATCATCGTCAACCACGGGGGCAGGGGATGGTGGGACGCGCAGAGCGACGCGAAAGGCGACGTTTTCGACCTCGCCCAGCATCTCGATCCTGGGCTCAATTTCGGCCAGGTGCGCAAGCTTCTGCGTCCGTTCATCGGTCTCGCCCCGGCTTATCCGGCCGCTTCAGCCCGCCGGCGCCGCGACTTTCCCGATGCGACGCCAGCTGAGAGATGGGAGCCGCGGCCGCCCCTTCGGCCGGCCTCGCCGGGATGGCAATATCTGACAATCGAGCGCGGACTGCCGGACCTGATCCTCAAGGCCGCGGCAGCGGCGGATGTCCTGCGCGAGGGCGCCTATGGAAGCCCCTGGTTCGCGCACCGCGACGAGGCCGGCCGCGTAACCCACGTCGAAATCCGCGCGCAGAATTTCAAAGGCTCGCTCGCGGGCGGCGTGAAGACGCTCTTCCGGTTTCCAGGCGGAGACCCTCCGTTCAAACGTCTCGTCGTAGCAGAGGCGCCGATCGACGCTCTCAGCATCGCCGTCATCGAGCAGTGCCAGCCGAACACGCTTTACGCCGCGACCGGCGGCGGCATGGGCTCGGCGACGATCGCCGCGATCAAGCAGGTCCTCGCCGGAATGGCAGGCCAGCCCGACGCCTTCTGCAGCGCGACAGACGCCAATTCCGCAGGCGACCGCTACGCCGCCCGTCATCGAGAGATCGCCGAAAAAGCCGGTGTCGGCTTCGTGCGATTGCGACCGCCAATCGAAAACGGCGACTGGAACGACATCATCAAACAACAAGCCCAGCAAAGGGATGGATCATGAAACTTCCCGACTTTCTCCGCTTTGAACCTTTC
This genomic window from Methylocella tundrae contains:
- the repB gene encoding plasmid partitioning protein RepB, producing the protein MSRRTPSKSIAANFGALSESISLPDALSTGHDAVPSISAQPAARVGAGVIGATQRTLTDLREERDQLLIQLATTGELLLDPSLIDPSPFQDRLPDDGEAEFDSFKNLIDTEGQKVPIHVRKHPNSSGRYEIVYGHRRWRAAKELGKTVKAFVADVTDAEMAIAQGIENAARQNLTWIEKALFAWRMDQANIKSRDIRAALVIDDAELTRFRSVCRAMSPEILHAIGRAPKIGRPRWIDLATAVGKDPDALTKIHQTLSSDKVSSLHSDERFHLVLAAIKATPAEKRQERKLVAPSGKVIGTAAFNQGNVKLTISPAHADAFISFLEAEIPMIMKSYFAQRGEE
- a CDS encoding WGR domain-containing protein; translated protein: MSTIDGLKVVLRACDPTLDRRRSWAVEAGIDLFGEWTARVSYGRIGSRGRTISRVFESEKLGREFVRKGLCRRRSAKRRCGVAYTVIEASPAALALIAAAGLGFLADGRLAKIGYPESAVFPVSGKDRSNEIRSVCF
- a CDS encoding SOS response-associated peptidase, yielding MCGRFTQFYTWAEIRAAMDLTGVPRNLRPRYNIAPTTTVDVVRVGPAGRELVPMRWGLVPSWWRKSLAELPSTFNARAETVAERPMFRSAFKRSRCIVGSSGYFEWATIEGEKQPYFISAADGAILGIAGLWDQWKNVETGEMVLSCTLIVTEANETTRGIHDRMPVLLDPGDYTAWLKGDSGAELLRAAPNDLLQIWPVSKKVNYSGRGDDDPSLIEPIDQETAAPR
- a CDS encoding tetratricopeptide repeat protein, coding for MRPIDFQKFIADEGYILAPDFAKKRKALKHAARRGDAAAQCSLGTLCLHGYGVPQNLAAAAKWFEKAANQGDCNAQFFLGEMYWGGEGIRRDVEQAAKWFRRAASQGDVQAQRALAILGGASDRIDENRTLAAGAITRTRAA
- a CDS encoding DUF3991 and toprim domain-containing protein; this encodes MTSYDSEIEKLRAEVSCATLLERLPPPWLLDRAESTKNCLKYRRGPGEVIIVNHGGRGWWDAQSDAKGDVFDLAQHLDPGLNFGQVRKLLRPFIGLAPAYPAASARRRRDFPDATPAERWEPRPPLRPASPGWQYLTIERGLPDLILKAAAAADVLREGAYGSPWFAHRDEAGRVTHVEIRAQNFKGSLAGGVKTLFRFPGGDPPFKRLVVAEAPIDALSIAVIEQCQPNTLYAATGGGMGSATIAAIKQVLAGMAGQPDAFCSATDANSAGDRYAARHREIAEKAGVGFVRLRPPIENGDWNDIIKQQAQQRDGS
- the repC gene encoding plasmid replication protein RepC, with amino-acid sequence MQLSLSTTPFGRRLYTLAQTQAQIVAKECAPNALVRKWLIFDDICAAMATLGLSDRTLAVLKALLSFYRPDTLAGDKPIIVFPSNRALAQRAGGMAEKTLRRHLAILVTLGIILRRDSANGKRYARKGEGGEIAEAFGFDLTPIVARAEEFRHLAAEAAAEQLLLRQLRESITIRRRDIDKMIATGSYEGVRADWNGFQKAFMALGGRIARTATVETLEPLAAALESLANEIRDILESHVKTSKMTGNGGQSDRHIQNSNKTPFLESEHGLPISHRATSEPQPETTPPPSLTAEQTTPQKATFPLAMVLDACPDIVEQAPEGIKSWRDLIATAERVRPWIGVSPSAWEEANDVLGPTDAAIVLAAILQRGDAIASAGGYLRSLTQKARAGAFSLGPVLMALIRANLRKRGKKMRA
- a CDS encoding T6SS phospholipase effector Tle1-like catalytic domain-containing protein, giving the protein MPEIVTVEPPSKAKRLAVFLDGTTDKSEGNTNVWRARSLCAAKGNDDREQLIYYAAGVGTQLGEIARGEVFGYGIDDQVVDAYEWLVENYGDGDDIFVFGFSRGAFAARSLSGYVSRCGVIRPGSPLGVKQLYDRYKKGNHVKTLNQLLEPGADRSGYDLEERWMVRDCAPAPVRFTGVWDTVGSVATTGHLALLTGGDHSFLDTNLRKNEERVYHAMAIDENRADFDVTLLSYYRPNTETTPYVSPRPLAEVEQRWFCGAHGDVGGGTYSDALAQLPLRWLLTKASSHGLAFKRNVELDAEASMGGIEDSFSEFLGGAYKVYSLWQRNWRPIGREPEKRSQTTVHSINETIDKSVFERWRRDPAYRPDNLVDWANRRHVDVATLTTSVTTDDPSIAAPD